The Armatimonadia bacterium genome contains the following window.
GGTCGATGCCGGCGGAGATGATGACGAAGGTCATCCCGACCGCCAGGATGCAGTTCACGGCGATCTGGTTGGCGAGGTTGATGATGTTCAGCCGCGAGATGAAGGTGTGCTCCGGCGTCAGCACCGCGAAGAACACGCACAGCGCAAGGAGCCCCACCACGGTGCCGTAGCGGAAGAACAGACGCGGTGCATCCTGTGCCAGACGGCTAAGCGAAGCCTTCATTCCAGGGGCTTTCTGCGGAAGTGTTGCACGACGATTCGCGCCGCGAGCCGCGCAGACCTTCCAGGGGCCAGGGGGAAACGAAACAGCGACCCCTTCGGAGGGTCGCTGCAGAGGAAGTCTTGGGTTGGCTGCCGGGCAAGGACTCGAACCTTGAATGGCTGATCCAGAGTCAGCTGTGTTACCATTACACCACCCGGCAACGGACTTACAATATAGCGTGCCCCCGCCGAGCTGTCAAGCGCGAAATGCCTCCATCCTGCACGCTGCTCCACCACGCAGGAATCGGCCCCTCAACAGGCCAACTTACCCTCTTTGCAGCGCCCATCTGTGGAGGCCGACACCATGTCCCTGCGCGACGAGGTCCTTTCCGCCCTGCATGGCCACAAGACCGGCCGCATCCTGTTCACCTGCTACAAGGGCCTGCTCCCGGCCGGGGCGGAGAGCATCGACGGTATGGCTCTTGTCGCCAGTGCACCCGCCTTTCGCGCCGAGACGCCGGAGGTCAGCTACTCCTCGCGCGACCTGGGCCCCGGCGTGCGCGAGACTACCATGCACACCCCCTGGGGCGACCTGACCAAAGTAGCCCGCACCGAGACGGGCTACGGCAGCTCCTGGACCCGCGAGCACTGGGTCAAGTCCCCCGAGGACTACGCCATCCTCGAGCAAGTCCTTCGCCACACCCAGATCGTGAGCGACCCGGAGCCCCTGCGCAAGCTCCTCGCCGAGTTCGGCGATAGGGGAGTGGCCCTTGGCTGGATGAACCGCACTCCCTTCCAGCGGCTCTGGATCGAGTACACCGGCATGGAGCGCCTCGCCTGCGACCTGGTCGACTACCCACAGGCCGTCGAGGCCGTGCTGGAGGCCCTCTTCGACCAGTCGCGAGAGATACTGCGGGTCACGGCGCAGTGTCCTGCGCAGCTCGTATGGGTCCCCGACAACCTCACGGGTGAGATGACCGGTCCGCCGATCTTCCGCAAGTACCTGCTGCCCTACTACCGCGAGGTCTGCGATGCCCTCCTGCCGGCGGGGAAGCTGCCCTGCTGTCACATGGATGGGATGCTGCGGCAGATCGCCGACTGCATCGGGCAGACCGACCTGCCGGTGATCGAAGCCTTCACCCCGCCGCCGGACGGCAACTTCTCGGTTCGCGACGCGCGGGAGCGCTGGCCGGGCAAGTCCCTGTGGCTGAACTTCCCCTCTTCCGTGCACCTGTGCTCGACGGAGGAGATCACCCGGGTCACCCGAGACCTCGTCGAGCAGGCCGGCGATACCGCGGGCTTCGTGATCGGCGTTACCGAGAACATCCCTGCCTCGGTCGGGAGTCGGTCCCTCGAGGCGATTGCGGCCGCCCTGGCCTGATCGGGCCGAGACCCCTTGGGCCGCAAGCCACACCCGCGGAGGATTCCGGCCGGTCTACGCGAACTGCCCGCGCACATCCCCAAGGAAAGGACTTGCCCTCATGAACCCCTATCCCCTCCAGTTCGGCCTTGGTGGCGTACCCTTCCTCGCCGATGCCCGAACCCGTTCGATCTCAGCCGAAAACCCCCAGGGTCGCAAAGGCGCCGGGGCCAAGGCCGTACCCGAAGGCGGTGCGGCTGGTTGGCTCGGGCAAGGGTGGAAGGTCCGGCCCTGCATGACCCTAAGGGCGGGGGAGACCCTCGCCCTGGCCGACATCGAGGGCCCCGGGATCATCCAGCATATCTGGATCACGGTGAGCCCAAACGCTTACCGTGACTGCCTCCTGCGCATGTACTGGGACGGCGAGGACTCTCCCTCCGTCGAGGTCCCGCTGGGCGACTTCTTCTGTTGCGGCCACAACCTGCGGACGAAGGTGAACTCCCTGCCGATCGCCGTCAACCCCTCCGGTGGCTTCAACAGCTACTGGCCGTTGCCCTTCCGAGAGGGCGCACGCATCACCGTCGAGAACCAGCGTTGGGAAGAGATCGGCGGCTTCTTCTACCAGATCGACTACGCCGAAACCGAGGTGCCCGCTGAGGCTGCGTACCTCCATGCCCAGTGGCGGCGGTCGATGGGCACCCGCGAGTGCCCTGAACACGTCATCCTCGACGGCGTCAACGGCAAGGGCCAGTATGTCGGGACCTACCTTGCCTGGACGCAGCTCTCCGACGGTTGGTGGGGAGAGGGCGAGATCAAGTTCTTCATTGATGGCGACACCGATAGCCCCACCATCTGCGGCACCGGCACCGAGGACTACTTCGGCGGCGCCTGGTGCTTCGGGGACACCTTCTCCACCGCTTTCCTGGGCTATCCGCTCTGGCAGCGTGAGGAGGCCAAGGTGCCCAAGCACGGGCTCTACCGGTGGCACATCATGGACCCGATCCGCTTCGATCAAGACCTGCGAGTCACCATCCAGGAGTTGGGCTGGTGGCCGAACCACAAGTTCCAGCCCCTCACGGATGACGTGTGCTCAACCGGCTACTGGTACCAGATGGAGCCCCATGCTGCCTTCCCGCAGATCCCGGAGGCACGGGACCGCTGGAGTCGCTAGAGGACCTGTTCCAGGGCACTGCCGGGCGACTCAGAAGGGGTCTTCGGCCTTGGTCTGTGCAGGAAGGTGTTCAGTCGTGACGAAAGACTGATTCGTGCGTGCGACCACTGTCCCCAGGAGGGACCAGGAAGATGAAGAGGCCGTTGGTCATCGGAGCTGTGCTTTTGCTCTTGGCGCTCGTAGTCGTAACTGGTTGCCAGAAGGTCAAGGAGCCGTCCTCCGAGACTCCGCAGGCGGAGCAACCCATGCCGACCGAGAACCTGCCGGGCGGGGGCGAGAACATCGCCGCACCGACCGGCGGGGGAAAGGTCGTCGGTGTTACGCTGCTGACCAAAACGCACGTGTTCTATCAGGACCTTGAGAAGGGCCTGCAGGAGGCGGCCGACAAGCTCGGGTACAAGCTCGCCGTCGATTCAGCCGAGTTCAAGGCCTCCGACCAGGAGAAGCAGATCGACAACTTCATCGTCCAGAAGGTCGCTGCCATCGTTGTCTGCCCGGCCGATTCGGCCAGCGTCGGCGGGCCGATCAAAAAGGCCAACGCAGCGGGGATCCCCGTCTTCACCGCCGACATCGCTGCCCAGGAGGGCGACGTCGTCTGCCACATCGCCTCCGACAACAAGCAGGGCGGGCGCAAGGCCGGGGAGTACCTCGCCCAGGCCCTTGGGGGTCAGGGCCAGATCATCGTGATCGACCATCCGGCCGTCACCTCGGTTCAGGACCGGGTAGCGGGCTTCGAGGAAGCCCTCAAGAAGTACCCGAAGATCGAGCTGGTCGAGAAGCCACCCGCTGAGGGACAGCGCTCGAAGGCTCGTGACGTCGCGGCCAACAAGCTCATTGAGTTCCCGCAGTTGCGCGGCATCTTCGGCATCAACGACGACTCCGCCCTGGGTGCCCTCGCCGCCTGTGAGGCGACCAAGGGTGCCGAGAAGATCGTCATCGTCGGCTACGATGCCACTCCGGAAGCCCGGGAGAAGATCGTCAAGGGGACCCAGCTCAAAGCCGACGTCGTGCAGTTCCCCGTCAAGATGGGGCTGACCACCATCGAGACCATCGACAAGTACCTGCGCGGTGAGAAGGTCCCCAAGCAGATTCCCATCGAGGTCGACATCCTCGACAAAGCCAAGCTGTCCAGGGAAGCTCCGAAGCAGTAGCCCGACGTGCCCCACCAGAAACGAACCGTGCCCGGCCTTGTGCCGGGCACGTTGCTTCTGTGCGGGTGCGACGGAGACAGGGCCGCTCAGTACTTGCCGTAGCGCTTGCAGGCCTCAAAATAGGTAACGAGGTTTTCCTTTGGGGTGCCTTCACGGAAGCTGTCCGAGCTGCCGATGATGAAGCCGCCACCCGGCTTGGCGATCTCCATCGCTTCTCGTACGGTGCGCTCCACCAGCTCCGTCGTGCCGTGCTTGATCACATACAGCAGGTCTACGTAGCCCTTCAGCGTCGTCTTGTCTCCGATGCGCGACTTTGCCCTCGCAAGGTCAAAGTCGCCGACCGGCGGCGGCGTGCAGGTCTCCAGCACGTCGACTCCCGTGTCCGCAATCATCTCCATGCTTTGCCTCAGCTTGCCGTCGTCGTAGTAGTCGTAGTAGGCCCCGTAGCTGTGCGCAAGCTCCACGGCCTCCCGAATCTGCGGCACGAACACCTCGGCGAAGATCGCCGGCGACCACCCCGCCGACAGCGAGTTGAAGTACCAGCTCCCGAAGATGAACTCCGCCCCGCCCTCCAGAGCTGCTTTCTCTTCCTGCAGGCTCCGCTCGTGGTACATCCGCAGGATCGCGTCGAAGAAGGGCCGGTCCTCGTAGTAGTCTACCATCAGGTCCTCCATGCCTCGCGCGTCTCCGGCATGGTGGTCCAGCGCGCTCTGAATGTTGATCAGCGCCACGCCACGATCGCCCAGCGTCTCTTTCGCCTGGCGCAGGAAGTCGAAGTTGGTGTTCACCGCAGGCAGCAGGTACCGGAGCGCCGACAGATCCTCGGGGCCCTTCACCAAATGCTCCGTCCGGATCGGGTTCGGCGAGACTCCGTACTCTCTCCCCGCGGGCGGGATCTTGATCCGGTCCGAGAGCGATCCCGCCGGTGTGTGGAAGGTCCGCTCCACCACTGCATAGTCGCCGTCTGCATACCGCCTCTGGTCGACAGATACCTCCGGAAGCCGGTACTCCTCAGGGAAGCTCACGAGGTAGTTCGACGTGCCGTTGCCGAGAACGTGCATGAAGTCGACGTCCGGCAGAAGCTCCATTTGCCCTTCGAGACTCTGCTGACCATGGACCGCCTGCATCCACGCGTGATAGCGTGGCGAGATGGGTACTCGGTCGAGCTCCCCATGCCGAATCGTACACAGGATGCGCTCACGCCCGGTCATCGTGGCGGACATACTCCGGTCTCCTCAGGGCTTCGTAGTTGCAGCGTCAGTGTTAGGCGCTTGGTCACCATCGCCAGGCTACACCCTTCTCCCGTTAGTCGTCAAACTCCCACGCAGCCACCGGTCGGGTCTGTGGGGTGATCCCCTCCGGCGTGAGCTTCCCGGCGTAGAGACGGATCCAGTCGATCTCGACGTCGCCGGGGCCGCTGCCGGGGTCAAACCGCACTTGGTCGATCCTCCCCTTCGCGTCCAGCGGAAGCACGTACTCATGCCACTGACCGTCATGCACCAAGTCAAAGAACACGCACCTGGCGCGCTCGAAGTTGGCCGGACTCGGGTTCCGCCAGAAGAACTGCCCCTGGCCGCGCGTCGCCAACTTCACCCGCAGGTGTGCCGTCACCGGGCCTTCCACGCCGGTCACGGGTGGGCTCATCATGAAGGGGTCGTCGCCGGTCGACTTCATCGTCATGACCCCTTGCGCGAGGGCCAGTTGCGCATCAGCCGAGGCCGTCCATCCGGCGACGCGGAAGTTCGGGTTGTACTTGGGGTTCGGGATCACCCGCTGTGCGCCGACCGAAGTCAGCCAGTCGTCGATCCGCCGGGACATCTCCGCGGCCTTCTGTGGCATCTTCTCCGCGAGGTTCGTCGTCTCGCTGAGGTCCTCGCGCAGATTGTAGAGCTCAAGCCGTCCCTCGAAGAACTTGATGAGCTTGTAGTCGCCCTGACGCATCGCCGCACAGGGGGACACATGGAACTGCTCGGCCGACCCGGCCGGATTCGGAAGTACGTAGTGCGGGAAGTACCAGAACAGCGCATCGCGCTGCGGTGCCCCGGTCTGCTTCAGCACCGGCACGATGCTCTCGCCGTCCATCACGTGACTGTTCGACGGCCTGGCCCCGGCCATCTCGAGGATCGTCGGGCAGAAGTCGACGCTGCACACCGGCGTGTCGCAGGTCGTCCCGGGTTTCACCACGCCCGGCCAGCGCACGATCATCGGCTCGCGAATGCCGCCTTCCCACAGCGTGGCCTTCCCGTCCCGAAGCGGAGCGTTCGAGGTCACGCGGTCGCCTTCCGTATACTTGGTCCTGG
Protein-coding sequences here:
- a CDS encoding uroporphyrinogen decarboxylase family protein, which produces MSLRDEVLSALHGHKTGRILFTCYKGLLPAGAESIDGMALVASAPAFRAETPEVSYSSRDLGPGVRETTMHTPWGDLTKVARTETGYGSSWTREHWVKSPEDYAILEQVLRHTQIVSDPEPLRKLLAEFGDRGVALGWMNRTPFQRLWIEYTGMERLACDLVDYPQAVEAVLEALFDQSREILRVTAQCPAQLVWVPDNLTGEMTGPPIFRKYLLPYYREVCDALLPAGKLPCCHMDGMLRQIADCIGQTDLPVIEAFTPPPDGNFSVRDARERWPGKSLWLNFPSSVHLCSTEEITRVTRDLVEQAGDTAGFVIGVTENIPASVGSRSLEAIAAALA
- a CDS encoding glycoside hydrolase family 172 protein yields the protein MNPYPLQFGLGGVPFLADARTRSISAENPQGRKGAGAKAVPEGGAAGWLGQGWKVRPCMTLRAGETLALADIEGPGIIQHIWITVSPNAYRDCLLRMYWDGEDSPSVEVPLGDFFCCGHNLRTKVNSLPIAVNPSGGFNSYWPLPFREGARITVENQRWEEIGGFFYQIDYAETEVPAEAAYLHAQWRRSMGTRECPEHVILDGVNGKGQYVGTYLAWTQLSDGWWGEGEIKFFIDGDTDSPTICGTGTEDYFGGAWCFGDTFSTAFLGYPLWQREEAKVPKHGLYRWHIMDPIRFDQDLRVTIQELGWWPNHKFQPLTDDVCSTGYWYQMEPHAAFPQIPEARDRWSR
- a CDS encoding substrate-binding domain-containing protein is translated as MKRPLVIGAVLLLLALVVVTGCQKVKEPSSETPQAEQPMPTENLPGGGENIAAPTGGGKVVGVTLLTKTHVFYQDLEKGLQEAADKLGYKLAVDSAEFKASDQEKQIDNFIVQKVAAIVVCPADSASVGGPIKKANAAGIPVFTADIAAQEGDVVCHIASDNKQGGRKAGEYLAQALGGQGQIIVIDHPAVTSVQDRVAGFEEALKKYPKIELVEKPPAEGQRSKARDVAANKLIEFPQLRGIFGINDDSALGALAACEATKGAEKIVIVGYDATPEAREKIVKGTQLKADVVQFPVKMGLTTIETIDKYLRGEKVPKQIPIEVDILDKAKLSREAPKQ
- a CDS encoding uroporphyrinogen decarboxylase family protein: MSATMTGRERILCTIRHGELDRVPISPRYHAWMQAVHGQQSLEGQMELLPDVDFMHVLGNGTSNYLVSFPEEYRLPEVSVDQRRYADGDYAVVERTFHTPAGSLSDRIKIPPAGREYGVSPNPIRTEHLVKGPEDLSALRYLLPAVNTNFDFLRQAKETLGDRGVALINIQSALDHHAGDARGMEDLMVDYYEDRPFFDAILRMYHERSLQEEKAALEGGAEFIFGSWYFNSLSAGWSPAIFAEVFVPQIREAVELAHSYGAYYDYYDDGKLRQSMEMIADTGVDVLETCTPPPVGDFDLARAKSRIGDKTTLKGYVDLLYVIKHGTTELVERTVREAMEIAKPGGGFIIGSSDSFREGTPKENLVTYFEACKRYGKY
- a CDS encoding sulfatase; the protein is MPGHELSRRRFLETLGISAAGLAGASLLGSQSSAEAAAKPPNFVFILIDDMGWVDCGCFGNRFHETPNIDRLASQGVRFTQAYAAAPLCSATRASIMTGKYPARLHITGAFVYPQGFAPQEAAPATTANPWNKLAIPRGPNYLALEEITLPEELKRAGYTTAHFGKWHLGPEPYYPEKQGFDSNFAGGHYPSPPSYFYPYRIANVTTGTEGEYLTDRLAEEACKFLEAHRDGPFFLYLANYAVHMPLQAKQDMIAHYEAKDAAEKEKHNATYAAMVQSVDEGVGRVMAKLDELGLSDNTIVLFMSDNGGLTRTKYTEGDRVTSNAPLRDGKATLWEGGIREPMIVRWPGVVKPGTTCDTPVCSVDFCPTILEMAGARPSNSHVMDGESIVPVLKQTGAPQRDALFWYFPHYVLPNPAGSAEQFHVSPCAAMRQGDYKLIKFFEGRLELYNLREDLSETTNLAEKMPQKAAEMSRRIDDWLTSVGAQRVIPNPKYNPNFRVAGWTASADAQLALAQGVMTMKSTGDDPFMMSPPVTGVEGPVTAHLRVKLATRGQGQFFWRNPSPANFERARCVFFDLVHDGQWHEYVLPLDAKGRIDQVRFDPGSGPGDVEIDWIRLYAGKLTPEGITPQTRPVAAWEFDD